The following proteins are encoded in a genomic region of Paenibacillus sp. FSL R7-0273:
- a CDS encoding alpha/beta hydrolase: MTSAYPYDIHLPANLEQGKKYPVIFTLHGKGSNERNMYGLVAPLADAFIIIGIRGNMPLGAGYQYYDLKSLGNPIREMFDQAVKDLESFIQYATEKYPVDPQRLYLLGFSQGAILSMTLALTMGAKLKGIVALNGYIPDFVKMEYSLRSIKDVSIFASHGEYDSVFPVRIGHETAAYLQEQTERVTFKLYPTDHGVFEENQIDLLQWIKEDANLI; the protein is encoded by the coding sequence ATGACTTCCGCTTATCCATATGACATTCACTTACCGGCCAATCTGGAGCAGGGCAAGAAATATCCGGTGATTTTCACACTCCACGGCAAGGGATCGAATGAACGCAATATGTATGGTCTGGTGGCCCCGCTGGCTGATGCATTCATCATCATAGGTATTCGCGGTAATATGCCGCTCGGTGCCGGATACCAGTATTACGATTTGAAAAGCCTGGGTAACCCGATCCGGGAGATGTTCGACCAGGCGGTTAAAGACCTCGAATCTTTTATTCAGTATGCTACAGAGAAGTATCCGGTTGATCCTCAAAGACTTTATTTGCTCGGCTTCAGCCAGGGGGCGATCCTGTCTATGACGCTTGCTCTTACGATGGGGGCGAAATTGAAGGGAATTGTAGCGCTCAACGGGTATATTCCTGATTTTGTGAAAATGGAGTACTCCCTTCGCAGCATTAAGGACGTCTCTATATTTGCATCACACGGGGAATATGATTCTGTGTTTCCGGTCCGGATCGGGCACGAGACGGCTGCATATCTACAAGAACAAACGGAGCGCGTAACGTTCAAGCTCTATCCGACCGATCATGGCGTATTCGAAGAGAACCAAATAGATCTTTTACAGTGGATTAAGGAAGATGCCAATTTAATTTAA
- a CDS encoding DODA-type extradiol aromatic ring-opening family dioxygenase, with amino-acid sequence MIPSYFFAHGAPSIVLEDNDYTRLLKQFKENTPKPKAIVLFSAHWEEAVQTVGAAAAYETIYDFGGFQNELYQMTYPAQSDPGLVEQIQSLFTKYGIESTGNKTRGLDHGAWAVLKLLYPDADIPVVALSVNRHLSNEQQYQIGKALTELREQDVLIIGSGGTVHNLRGLNWASEGIDGWAEQFDSWIQGKLETWDTEALFQYRELAPYAREAVPTNEHFIPLLLAMGTGDASRKAKLLHRSYQCGNLSLSCWQFN; translated from the coding sequence ATGATACCTTCCTATTTTTTTGCACACGGCGCACCATCAATCGTACTTGAGGATAATGACTATACCCGGCTGCTGAAGCAGTTTAAAGAGAATACGCCAAAGCCGAAGGCGATTGTTCTTTTCTCCGCACACTGGGAAGAGGCAGTCCAGACGGTTGGCGCTGCAGCGGCGTATGAAACGATTTATGATTTTGGCGGATTCCAGAACGAGCTGTACCAGATGACTTATCCGGCGCAGAGTGACCCGGGGCTTGTGGAGCAAATCCAAAGTTTGTTCACCAAGTATGGCATTGAGAGCACCGGGAATAAGACAAGAGGCTTGGATCACGGGGCATGGGCGGTTCTGAAGCTGCTCTATCCGGATGCTGATATCCCGGTCGTTGCACTATCCGTAAACCGTCACTTGTCTAATGAACAGCAGTATCAAATCGGCAAGGCGCTGACTGAGCTTCGTGAACAGGATGTGCTCATTATCGGAAGCGGGGGAACCGTGCATAATTTAAGAGGATTGAACTGGGCGTCCGAGGGGATTGACGGGTGGGCTGAGCAGTTTGACAGCTGGATTCAGGGTAAGCTCGAGACATGGGATACCGAAGCATTGTTTCAATACCGCGAGCTGGCCCCTTATGCCAGGGAAGCCGTTCCCACAAACGAGCATTTCATCCCGCTGCTGCTGGCCATGGGCACTGGTGATGCCAGCCGTAAGGCCAAACTTCTTCACCGGAGCTATCAGTGCGGTAACCTCAGCTTGAGCTGCTGGCAATTCAATTAA
- a CDS encoding RidA family protein — translation MEKTYITRKNPAGMYHPVGNYTHITKIPRNAELFVTSGQVGADEQGRIPEHLNDQITNTFANIGKLVSSEGLAAENIIKVNIWATEKIDWDYMYEEWAKLFSSDYPAMTIGYIKELGLPELKIEIEVWAARV, via the coding sequence ATGGAAAAGACGTATATCACCAGAAAGAACCCGGCAGGTATGTATCACCCCGTAGGAAACTACACGCATATCACCAAAATCCCCAGAAATGCTGAGCTGTTCGTAACCTCCGGTCAGGTCGGGGCAGATGAACAGGGGCGGATTCCGGAGCATTTGAATGATCAGATTACAAACACCTTTGCCAATATCGGTAAATTGGTGAGCTCTGAAGGGCTGGCAGCTGAAAATATAATTAAAGTAAATATATGGGCTACTGAGAAAATAGATTGGGATTACATGTACGAAGAATGGGCAAAGCTGTTCAGCAGTGATTATCCCGCAATGACCATTGGCTATATAAAGGAGCTGGGACTGCCGGAATTAAAGATAGAAATTGAAGTATGGGCTGCCAGAGTCTAG
- a CDS encoding TrmH family RNA methyltransferase: MEILSPQNTRVKEWAGLQEKKHRDRSGKYIVEGIHLVQEALLAEADVEILAYDLDKGMPSELRDHLQAVQGMEVIGVSGAVIAKCSSTNTPQPVFAVVRKEQQGVETILAKPDSLVVVLDGVQDPGNVGTIIRSADAAGADGVILGQGCADLYNPKTIRSTMGSMFHLPVVEGDLGVVLPQARERGALLVSTSLTGEDSCYTHDFRGSQWLLIGSEGKGISPQTAALVDKSIIIPMAGRAESLNAAMAATILLFEGMRQRGLRAE, translated from the coding sequence GGCAAATATATTGTTGAAGGCATCCATCTCGTACAGGAAGCGCTATTGGCGGAAGCCGATGTGGAAATTCTCGCCTACGATCTGGACAAGGGAATGCCGTCTGAGCTGCGGGATCACCTGCAGGCGGTGCAGGGCATGGAGGTCATCGGCGTGTCGGGGGCAGTAATTGCCAAGTGCAGCAGCACCAATACGCCGCAGCCGGTGTTTGCGGTTGTCCGCAAGGAGCAGCAGGGCGTAGAGACGATCCTGGCGAAGCCGGACAGTCTGGTGGTCGTGCTGGACGGCGTCCAGGACCCCGGCAACGTGGGTACGATCATCCGCAGCGCGGATGCTGCAGGTGCAGACGGGGTTATCCTCGGCCAGGGCTGCGCCGATCTGTACAACCCTAAGACCATCCGCTCCACGATGGGCTCGATGTTCCATCTCCCGGTAGTGGAGGGAGATCTGGGCGTTGTTCTGCCGCAGGCGCGGGAACGCGGTGCTCTCCTGGTGAGCACCTCGCTGACCGGCGAGGACTCCTGCTACACGCATGACTTCCGCGGCAGCCAGTGGCTGCTGATCGGCAGCGAAGGTAAGGGCATCTCCCCGCAGACGGCCGCGCTCGTCGACAAGAGCATCATCATTCCGATGGCCGGCCGGGCCGAGTCGTTGAATGCGGCGATGGCGGCTACGATTTTGCTGTTTGAGGGGATGCGGCAGCGGGGGCTGCGGGCGGAGTAA
- a CDS encoding GNAT family N-acetyltransferase, with protein sequence MNEVTIRILSESDPEVISEAFHDQGWEKPVTLFLQYLNEQGKEQRVTLVAEVEGDFAGYVNVLWQSDYPYFKKHSIPEIQDFNVLIKYRRYGIGTLLMDKAEEIIRERSEAAGLGVGLFSDYGAAQTLYVNRGYVPDGKGIFRNGEYLQYGQQVIVDDDLNMFFVKRL encoded by the coding sequence ATGAATGAAGTAACTATCCGTATCTTGAGTGAAAGTGATCCCGAGGTGATCTCCGAGGCCTTTCATGATCAAGGGTGGGAGAAGCCTGTAACGCTTTTTCTACAATATCTGAATGAGCAGGGAAAAGAACAGCGGGTCACATTGGTGGCTGAGGTTGAAGGTGATTTTGCGGGTTATGTCAATGTACTTTGGCAATCAGATTATCCTTATTTTAAAAAGCATTCTATACCTGAAATTCAGGATTTTAATGTACTGATTAAGTATCGGCGTTACGGAATAGGCACATTGTTGATGGATAAGGCGGAAGAAATAATTAGAGAAAGATCAGAAGCCGCTGGCCTTGGTGTAGGCCTATTCAGTGATTATGGAGCTGCACAAACCTTATACGTTAATCGCGGATATGTTCCGGACGGCAAAGGAATATTTAGAAACGGCGAGTACCTACAATATGGCCAGCAGGTAATTGTAGATGACGATCTGAATATGTTTTTTGTTAAGAGATTATGA
- a CDS encoding NAD(P)-dependent oxidoreductase: MNILILGATGRVGSHIVNHALQDGHHVTVLVRTPEKLQQFNQNLTVIHGNVVNKEDITHAVQGNDVVISALSTDGTTTLSDSMPFIIEAMYNEGIQRIITVGTAGILQSEQSPHLLRYQSSESKRRSTRAAEEHHQVYHLLEQSALNWTIVCPTSLQDGERLRIYRVKRNILPEDGIEISVPDTAEFTYSQIQAANFTNSRVGIAY; this comes from the coding sequence ATGAATATATTGATTCTTGGTGCCACTGGAAGGGTTGGGAGCCACATCGTTAACCATGCTCTTCAGGATGGACATCATGTGACCGTATTAGTCCGCACTCCGGAGAAGCTCCAGCAGTTTAATCAGAACCTGACGGTTATCCATGGTAACGTGGTAAATAAAGAGGATATCACCCATGCAGTACAAGGAAATGATGTAGTGATTAGTGCCCTAAGTACAGATGGTACTACAACTCTATCAGACAGTATGCCTTTCATTATTGAGGCCATGTACAACGAAGGTATACAACGTATCATAACCGTAGGAACTGCCGGTATTCTGCAAAGTGAACAGTCCCCTCATCTTCTGCGCTATCAATCAAGCGAATCGAAACGCAGGTCAACCCGTGCAGCAGAGGAACATCATCAGGTATATCATTTGCTAGAACAATCGGCTCTTAACTGGACTATCGTATGCCCTACCTCCTTGCAGGATGGAGAGCGTTTGCGGATCTACCGTGTGAAACGCAATATTCTGCCTGAAGATGGTATTGAAATATCGGTGCCGGATACAGCTGAATTTACTTATAGTCAAATACAAGCTGCTAATTTCACGAACTCGCGTGTAGGCATTGCTTACTGA
- a CDS encoding RNA polymerase sigma factor — protein MNDPQREAFFNQLYGKYHHIIFAYIMSHVSHRETSKDLLQEVFLRIWNQIHVGIELGLDESRYWIYRIAKNLVIDHYRKRSTQNRTEDKIKADAVSKTLVSKSAEDSFEIKEQIFNVEQAILRLPDNLYRVLILQFIGQMNSSEIGELLELPAGTVRYRLSMARKKLRQELEAFQGEGVQP, from the coding sequence ATGAATGACCCTCAGAGGGAGGCATTCTTTAATCAGCTGTACGGTAAATACCACCATATTATCTTTGCCTACATCATGTCACATGTTAGTCATCGGGAGACAAGCAAAGATCTGCTGCAAGAGGTTTTTCTGAGAATTTGGAATCAAATCCATGTGGGTATAGAGCTGGGACTCGACGAGTCTCGGTACTGGATCTATCGTATAGCAAAAAACCTGGTCATTGATCATTACCGGAAACGTTCAACACAAAACAGGACGGAGGATAAGATAAAAGCTGATGCTGTCAGCAAGACGCTAGTGTCGAAATCGGCTGAGGACTCCTTTGAAATTAAGGAGCAAATCTTTAATGTAGAGCAAGCGATTTTGCGGCTTCCCGATAATCTGTACCGTGTTTTAATACTCCAGTTCATCGGACAAATGAACAGTTCAGAGATCGGTGAGCTTCTCGAATTACCGGCGGGAACCGTTAGATATAGACTCAGTATGGCGCGCAAGAAGCTGCGGCAAGAGCTGGAAGCTTTTCAAGGGGAAGGAGTACAGCCATGA
- a CDS encoding helix-turn-helix domain-containing protein: protein MDIGSTIRAIRKRKNITIAQICELTGLSQGFMSQVETNKTSPSISTLENIAQALKVPLAYLLLKKEDRMHIVRKDERTITTSGPANLKVEHLSSTQNVRMSIVEIPPGAMTGEAPHAHEGQEVHVVIKGRIYAEQGEDGAEFTEGDSFSWNACTPHLVKNIGEDTAIVLISIYTENENGQDLF from the coding sequence ATGGATATCGGCTCAACGATCCGGGCTATCCGGAAACGTAAAAATATAACGATTGCCCAAATATGTGAATTAACCGGCTTATCCCAAGGCTTTATGAGCCAGGTTGAAACGAATAAGACCTCACCGTCCATTTCCACATTGGAAAATATAGCCCAGGCGCTAAAAGTTCCCCTTGCCTACCTGCTACTAAAGAAAGAAGACCGGATGCATATTGTCCGTAAGGACGAACGTACTATTACAACCAGCGGCCCGGCGAATCTAAAAGTAGAACACTTGAGTTCTACCCAGAACGTACGTATGAGCATCGTAGAGATCCCTCCCGGTGCCATGACCGGAGAGGCGCCGCATGCGCACGAAGGGCAGGAAGTGCATGTGGTAATTAAGGGGAGAATATACGCAGAGCAAGGTGAGGATGGAGCCGAGTTCACAGAGGGGGACTCCTTTAGCTGGAATGCCTGCACCCCCCATCTGGTGAAAAATATAGGCGAAGACACAGCCATCGTTCTAATCTCCATCTATACCGAGAATGAGAACGGACAGGACCTGTTCTGA